The following proteins come from a genomic window of Corallococcus sp. NCRR:
- the cheB gene encoding chemotaxis-specific protein-glutamate methyltransferase CheB, whose protein sequence is MTLRVLVVDDSAFARKVLRKVLSEAEGLEVVGTARDGLDALERVAELKPDVITLDLVMPSLDGTGFLRALSGMPDAPRVVVVSSAGTDSELAVAALQAGAVDMVHKPTALATDRLYELGAELVEKVRVAGRAVPRYQQELAEAANALSPKSPLPATSTKLLAVGTSTGGPQALTRLLSALPRDFPAPVVLALHIPAGYTEAVAKRLDSQSALEVVEAADGMELVPGRAVLARAGHHLKVARHGALNLVRLDRHPLGTPHHPSVDVLFQSVAEVWGKDALGLVLTGMGEDGLQGARALRASGGVVLTEAESSCVVYGMPRAVAEAGLSNGSAPLDALVPLLSRFV, encoded by the coding sequence ATGACGTTGCGCGTGCTGGTGGTGGACGACTCGGCGTTCGCGCGCAAGGTGCTGCGCAAGGTGCTGTCGGAGGCGGAGGGGCTGGAGGTGGTGGGCACCGCGCGCGACGGCCTGGACGCGCTGGAGCGGGTGGCGGAGCTCAAGCCGGACGTCATCACCCTGGACCTGGTGATGCCGTCGCTGGACGGGACGGGCTTCCTGCGCGCGCTGTCCGGCATGCCGGACGCGCCGCGCGTGGTGGTGGTGAGCAGCGCGGGCACGGACAGTGAATTGGCGGTGGCCGCGCTCCAGGCGGGCGCGGTGGACATGGTGCACAAGCCCACGGCGCTCGCCACGGACCGGCTCTATGAGCTGGGCGCGGAGCTGGTGGAGAAGGTGCGCGTCGCGGGGCGCGCGGTGCCGCGCTACCAGCAGGAGCTGGCGGAGGCCGCGAACGCCCTGTCCCCCAAGTCGCCCCTGCCCGCGACGTCGACGAAGCTCCTGGCGGTGGGCACGTCCACGGGCGGGCCGCAGGCGCTGACGCGGCTGCTGTCCGCGCTGCCCCGGGACTTCCCGGCGCCGGTGGTGCTCGCGCTGCACATCCCCGCCGGCTACACGGAGGCCGTGGCGAAGCGGCTGGACTCGCAGAGCGCGCTGGAGGTGGTGGAGGCGGCGGACGGCATGGAGCTGGTGCCGGGCCGCGCGGTGCTGGCGCGCGCGGGCCACCACCTGAAGGTGGCGCGGCACGGGGCGCTCAACCTGGTGCGGCTGGACCGCCATCCGCTGGGCACCCCGCACCACCCCTCCGTGGACGTGCTCTTCCAGAGCGTGGCGGAGGTCTGGGGCAAGGACGCGCTGGGGCTGGTCCTCACCGGCATGGGCGAGGACGGGCTCCAGGGCGCGCGGGCCCTGCGCGCCTCGGGCGGCGTGGTGCTCACGGAGGCGGAGTCCTCCTGCGTGGTGTACGGCATGCCGCGCGCGGTGGCGGAGGCCGGCCTGTCCAACGGCAGCGCGCCGCTGGACGCGCTGGTGCCGCTCCTCTCGCGCTTCGTCTGA
- a CDS encoding chemotaxis protein CheA, with protein sequence MTGTGEFAEFLPAYLAEADELLASAQKDLLAVEEAVRKGQAQPRAVRELFRALHTLKGLSAMVDVEAVVSLAHWMEASLRLADQAGGRLPESSVEPLVEGLRAIELRVRQLGAGKPASPAPANLLERLEALGPQVRDAVPKRARSVKLDAEASFASRLAPSEREQLEGGLAEGQRALRLDFVPSSERAAKGLTINTVRERVAKLADIVKVLPLSGAAAGGASLAFALLLITRAEDAVLLDAVGGAPATVRSLEAPAPAEAPPAQGAPGDVADLPGAAVLEEELDEPEVRRGGGLLRVEVSRLDEAMEWLAALVVNRSRLTRAVAALTQAGAPTREITAILQENGRQLRDLRSAILRLRMVRVGDVLERLPLLVRGLRRATGKAVRLELDVGDAELDKAVADRLLPALVHLVRNAVDHALESPEERQAANKPAEGLVRLTCHARASGQLEITLRDDGRGVDAKAVAKAANAPVPDSVDALLDLLCRPGLSTRQEATRTSGRGMGMDIVRRIVVEQLGGELSMDTRKGVGTTFTVCVPLTVTLMDAIVFECAGRRYAVAVGTVEELIDVTGVVRPAGADGVGLVERRGAAVPLVSLARLLDAPVNASAAGQGAKALIVRQRGEPVAFAVDRLVGQQEIVLRPLEDPLVRVPGVAGATDLGDGQPTLVLDLGTLGAARVGRRKRASRAAGEWVS encoded by the coding sequence GTGACCGGAACAGGGGAGTTCGCGGAGTTCCTCCCTGCCTACCTGGCGGAGGCGGACGAGTTGCTCGCCTCCGCGCAGAAGGACCTGCTCGCGGTGGAGGAGGCCGTGCGCAAGGGGCAGGCCCAGCCCCGCGCGGTGCGCGAGTTGTTCCGCGCGCTGCACACGCTCAAGGGCCTGTCCGCCATGGTGGACGTGGAGGCCGTCGTCTCCCTGGCGCACTGGATGGAGGCGTCGCTGCGGCTGGCGGACCAGGCCGGCGGCCGGCTGCCCGAGTCCAGCGTGGAGCCGCTGGTGGAGGGTCTGCGCGCCATCGAGCTGCGCGTGCGGCAGCTGGGCGCCGGGAAGCCGGCGTCGCCCGCGCCCGCGAACCTGCTGGAGCGGCTGGAGGCGCTGGGGCCGCAGGTGCGGGACGCGGTGCCCAAGCGGGCCCGGTCCGTGAAGCTGGACGCGGAGGCGTCGTTCGCCTCCCGCCTGGCCCCGTCCGAGCGCGAGCAGCTGGAGGGCGGGCTCGCCGAGGGCCAGCGCGCGCTGCGGCTGGACTTCGTGCCGTCGTCGGAGCGCGCGGCGAAGGGCCTCACCATCAACACCGTGCGCGAGCGCGTGGCGAAGCTCGCGGACATCGTGAAGGTGCTGCCCCTGTCCGGCGCCGCCGCGGGGGGCGCGTCGCTCGCGTTCGCGCTGCTGCTCATCACCCGCGCGGAGGACGCCGTGCTGCTGGACGCCGTGGGCGGCGCTCCCGCCACGGTGCGCTCGCTGGAGGCGCCCGCGCCCGCGGAGGCCCCGCCCGCGCAAGGGGCTCCCGGGGACGTGGCGGACCTGCCCGGCGCCGCCGTCCTTGAAGAGGAGCTGGACGAGCCGGAGGTGCGCCGGGGCGGAGGCCTGCTGCGCGTGGAGGTGTCCCGGCTGGACGAGGCCATGGAGTGGCTGGCGGCGCTCGTGGTCAACCGCTCGCGGCTGACGCGCGCGGTGGCGGCGCTCACCCAGGCGGGGGCGCCCACGCGGGAAATCACCGCCATCCTCCAGGAGAACGGCCGGCAGCTGCGCGACCTGCGCTCGGCCATCCTGCGGCTGCGCATGGTGCGCGTGGGGGACGTGCTGGAGCGGCTGCCCCTTCTGGTGCGCGGTCTGCGCCGGGCCACGGGCAAGGCGGTGCGGCTGGAATTGGACGTGGGCGACGCGGAGCTGGACAAGGCGGTGGCGGACCGGCTGCTGCCCGCGCTGGTGCACCTGGTGCGCAACGCCGTGGACCACGCGCTGGAGTCCCCCGAGGAGCGCCAGGCCGCGAACAAGCCCGCCGAGGGGCTGGTGCGCCTCACCTGCCACGCGCGCGCCAGCGGCCAGCTGGAAATCACCCTGCGCGACGACGGGCGCGGCGTGGACGCGAAGGCGGTGGCGAAGGCGGCGAACGCGCCCGTGCCGGACTCCGTGGACGCGCTGTTGGACCTGCTGTGCCGGCCCGGCCTGTCCACGCGCCAGGAGGCCACGCGCACCAGCGGCCGGGGCATGGGCATGGACATCGTGCGCCGCATCGTCGTGGAGCAGCTGGGCGGCGAGTTGAGCATGGACACGCGCAAGGGCGTGGGCACCACCTTCACCGTGTGCGTCCCCCTGACGGTGACGCTGATGGACGCCATCGTCTTTGAATGCGCGGGCCGGCGTTATGCCGTCGCGGTGGGCACCGTGGAGGAGCTCATCGACGTCACCGGCGTGGTGCGCCCCGCGGGCGCGGACGGCGTGGGGCTGGTGGAGCGCCGGGGCGCGGCGGTGCCGCTGGTGTCGCTGGCGCGGCTGCTGGATGCGCCCGTGAACGCCAGCGCGGCGGGCCAGGGCGCCAAGGCGCTCATCGTGCGCCAGCGCGGAGAGCCGGTGGCCTTCGCGGTGGACCGGCTGGTGGGACAGCAGGAGATCGTCCTGCGGCCGCTGGAGGACCCGCTCGTGCGCGTGCCGGGCGTGGCGGGCGCCACGGACCTGGGCGACGGGCAGCCCACGCTGGTGCTGGACCTGGGCACGCTGGGCGCGGCCCGCGTGGGCCGCCGCAAGCGGGCGTCACGGGCAGCAGGGGAGTGGGTGTCATGA
- a CDS encoding sensor histidine kinase yields the protein MAQAPARPRSRPSAPSPTEASGPGLQALLEALPEAFLGVDAGWRITWLSRRMRELLGARVQPGDDLRKKVADVLGLGPHLRLDVPATEQPSAESYEHRWHEGGLCFEVSTRPVDGGLLVHCRDISREFQARHELQRVGQLFQAVMEGTTDAIYIKDMEGRYQVINSAGARAVGRTVSEVRGRTDAELFPPDEARVNTKHDRDVLKAGHPLTYEDTQRDPGGDPRVWMSTKGPLRDPEGHVFGLFGISRDITQRKWAEDEVRRHAEFQEHLMGIISHDIRSPLGAIMNWSRVLAAGGPAEETARTSQRIATAAVRIERLTRLLLDFTRARLVGGVVIEPRGTDTQELLAKVAHEFRVAFPKRDIVVEHKGNTQGHWDPDRLAQVVSNLVENALKYGPADAPVLLSTRGLRNKVVVTVHNQGRPIPEATLPHLFEPFRQGPQQTRTLKMSYGLGLYIVREIVHAHGGTIDVTSTEDDGTTFTVTLPRRAPPRKGPPPEPPSPPSHRA from the coding sequence ATGGCCCAAGCTCCCGCCCGCCCGCGTTCCCGTCCTTCCGCCCCGTCCCCGACGGAGGCCTCTGGCCCGGGTCTGCAAGCGCTGCTGGAGGCGCTGCCAGAGGCCTTCCTCGGCGTGGACGCGGGCTGGCGCATCACCTGGCTGAGCCGGCGCATGCGCGAGCTCCTGGGGGCCCGCGTCCAGCCGGGCGATGACCTGCGCAAGAAGGTGGCGGACGTGCTGGGCCTGGGCCCGCACCTGCGCCTGGACGTGCCCGCGACCGAGCAGCCCTCCGCCGAGTCCTACGAGCACCGCTGGCACGAGGGGGGCCTCTGCTTCGAGGTGAGCACCCGCCCCGTGGACGGCGGCCTGCTGGTGCACTGCCGCGACATCTCCCGCGAGTTCCAGGCCCGCCACGAGCTGCAGCGCGTGGGGCAGCTCTTCCAGGCGGTGATGGAGGGCACCACCGACGCCATCTACATCAAGGACATGGAGGGCAGGTACCAGGTCATCAACTCCGCGGGCGCGCGCGCCGTGGGCCGCACCGTGTCCGAGGTGCGCGGGCGCACCGACGCGGAGCTGTTCCCGCCCGACGAGGCCCGCGTCAACACGAAGCACGACCGGGACGTGCTCAAGGCGGGCCACCCCCTCACCTACGAGGACACGCAGCGCGACCCCGGCGGGGACCCGCGCGTGTGGATGTCCACCAAGGGCCCGCTGCGCGACCCGGAGGGCCACGTGTTCGGCCTGTTCGGCATCAGCCGCGACATCACCCAGCGCAAGTGGGCCGAGGACGAGGTGCGCCGGCACGCCGAGTTCCAGGAACACCTGATGGGCATCATCAGCCACGACATCCGCAGCCCGCTCGGCGCCATCATGAACTGGTCGCGCGTGCTCGCGGCCGGCGGACCCGCCGAGGAGACGGCGCGCACCAGCCAGCGCATCGCCACCGCGGCGGTGCGCATCGAACGGCTGACGCGCCTGCTGCTGGACTTCACCCGCGCGCGGCTGGTGGGCGGCGTGGTGATTGAACCGCGCGGCACGGACACGCAGGAGCTCCTGGCCAAGGTGGCGCACGAGTTCCGCGTGGCCTTCCCCAAGCGCGACATCGTCGTGGAGCACAAGGGCAACACGCAGGGGCACTGGGACCCGGACCGCCTGGCGCAGGTGGTGTCCAACCTGGTGGAGAACGCCCTCAAGTACGGCCCGGCGGACGCGCCCGTGCTGCTGTCCACGCGCGGGCTGCGCAACAAGGTGGTGGTGACGGTCCACAACCAGGGCCGCCCCATCCCGGAAGCCACCCTGCCCCACCTCTTCGAGCCCTTCCGCCAGGGACCGCAGCAGACGCGCACGCTGAAGATGAGCTACGGCCTGGGGCTCTACATCGTGCGCGAAATCGTGCACGCCCACGGCGGCACCATCGACGTGACGTCCACCGAGGACGACGGCACCACCTTCACCGTCACGCTGCCGCGCCGCGCGCCGCCCCGCAAAGGGCCGCCGCCGGAGCCGCCTTCGCCCCCCTCGCACCGCGCCTGA
- a CDS encoding HEAT repeat domain-containing protein, translated as MSSTTAKQHPLSLSAEDRARVEEVDQLSRRGPASLPVLVSGLDAPSWAVRRAVVSALARLGTAAVEPLCEVLRHRRDNEARIAAAVDALVAATGEVEGPVELLGDDPNPAIVCDAAQVLGRRRSRRSVPLLSRLIVHPDDNVAVAAIEALGRVGGGAAVDALLSSLGSGNFFRIFPAIDVLGRSGDPTVVPALMALLSDPFYVLEAARALGRTGQEAAVPALVGLLQRGNDAVVRVAAVALVEIHDAQVQRFGGARTVPSVLRSSSSEPHPTGRRLAQVIAGADAGEKTSLARLLGWVGGADAATGLLKLLDSQDLGVSRAAAAALGELGAEADAQILQALREGDSSRRRALLPLVGKRSAAVPDVLLCLEDRDATVRALSAETLSRIGDTSAVPALFARLADEDPRVSQAVVGAIQSLGSETTEKLALEAARSTDARQRRAALRIVAYFGYPRGLDALLLAMRDPDERLRDAAIYGLPFIDDPRAVDALLAAASHESERTRATAMRALGQTDKQARITSTLLGGLNDRDPWVRYYACQALGKLNEEAAADAIVALANDDAGQVRVAVVDALAHMHTESAMAALRRAASSADADVRRAALLGLGVARRPDALPVLLEAVHSEDPATRLVALSAVAEYDAPETLPALLRAAGDRDDSVRSAAVGFLATRTGSHATQQLVSLLGDMMLREQVVSALALPVEGRLPGLMAALEVADDATAPLLVAALARMRRADAKAALMQSLVSASPSGRRATAPAVAALGTVEAREALDKAAHRDEDPEVRRACLLALGR; from the coding sequence GTGAGCAGCACGACCGCGAAACAACACCCGTTGTCGCTGTCCGCGGAGGACCGCGCCCGGGTGGAAGAGGTGGACCAGTTATCGCGCCGGGGGCCGGCGAGCCTGCCGGTGCTGGTGAGCGGGCTGGACGCGCCGTCGTGGGCGGTGCGCCGCGCCGTGGTGTCCGCGCTGGCGCGCCTGGGCACCGCCGCGGTGGAGCCCTTGTGTGAAGTGCTTCGCCACCGCCGGGACAACGAGGCGCGCATCGCCGCGGCGGTGGACGCGCTGGTGGCCGCCACGGGCGAGGTGGAGGGCCCGGTGGAGCTGTTGGGGGACGACCCCAACCCGGCCATCGTCTGTGACGCCGCCCAGGTGCTGGGACGCCGCCGCAGCCGGCGGTCCGTGCCGCTCTTGTCGCGGCTCATCGTCCACCCGGACGACAACGTGGCGGTGGCCGCCATCGAGGCGCTGGGCCGCGTGGGCGGCGGCGCGGCGGTGGACGCGCTCCTGTCCTCGCTGGGGAGCGGCAACTTCTTCCGCATCTTCCCCGCCATCGACGTGCTGGGCCGCTCGGGCGACCCCACCGTCGTGCCGGCGCTGATGGCGCTGTTGTCCGACCCCTTCTACGTCCTGGAGGCGGCGCGCGCGTTGGGCCGCACCGGCCAGGAGGCCGCGGTGCCCGCGCTGGTGGGCCTGCTCCAGCGCGGCAACGACGCGGTGGTGCGCGTGGCGGCGGTGGCGCTCGTCGAAATCCACGACGCGCAGGTGCAGCGCTTCGGCGGCGCGCGCACGGTGCCGTCGGTGCTGCGCTCCAGCTCGTCGGAGCCGCACCCCACCGGACGAAGGCTGGCCCAGGTCATCGCGGGCGCGGACGCGGGGGAGAAGACCTCGCTGGCGCGCCTGCTGGGCTGGGTGGGCGGCGCGGACGCGGCCACGGGGCTCCTGAAGCTCCTGGACTCTCAGGACCTGGGGGTGTCGCGCGCGGCGGCGGCGGCCCTGGGCGAGCTGGGCGCGGAGGCGGACGCGCAGATCCTCCAGGCGCTGCGCGAGGGTGACAGCTCGCGGCGGCGGGCGCTCCTGCCCCTGGTCGGCAAGCGCTCCGCGGCGGTGCCGGACGTGCTGCTGTGCCTGGAGGACCGGGACGCGACGGTGCGCGCGCTGTCGGCGGAGACGCTGTCGCGCATTGGCGACACGTCCGCGGTGCCGGCCCTGTTCGCGCGGCTGGCGGACGAGGACCCCCGCGTGTCGCAGGCGGTGGTGGGCGCCATCCAGTCGCTGGGCAGCGAGACGACGGAGAAGCTGGCGCTGGAGGCGGCGCGCTCCACGGACGCGCGCCAGCGGCGGGCGGCGCTGCGCATCGTGGCGTACTTCGGCTACCCGCGCGGCCTGGACGCGCTGCTTCTGGCCATGCGGGACCCGGACGAGCGGCTGCGCGACGCGGCCATCTACGGCCTGCCCTTCATCGACGACCCGCGCGCGGTGGACGCGCTCCTGGCCGCGGCGAGCCACGAGTCGGAGCGCACGCGCGCCACCGCCATGCGCGCGCTGGGCCAGACGGACAAGCAGGCGCGCATCACCTCCACGCTCCTGGGCGGCCTGAACGACCGCGACCCGTGGGTGCGCTACTACGCGTGCCAGGCGCTGGGGAAGCTCAACGAGGAGGCCGCCGCGGACGCCATCGTCGCGCTGGCCAACGACGACGCGGGCCAGGTGCGCGTGGCGGTGGTGGACGCGCTGGCGCACATGCACACGGAGAGCGCCATGGCGGCGCTGCGCCGGGCGGCCTCGTCCGCGGACGCGGATGTGCGCCGCGCGGCCCTGCTGGGGCTGGGCGTGGCCCGGCGGCCGGACGCGCTGCCGGTGCTGCTGGAGGCGGTGCATTCAGAGGACCCCGCCACGCGGCTCGTGGCCCTGTCCGCCGTGGCGGAGTACGACGCGCCGGAGACGCTGCCCGCGCTCCTGCGCGCCGCCGGGGACCGGGATGACAGCGTGCGCAGCGCGGCGGTGGGCTTCCTCGCCACGCGCACGGGCTCCCACGCGACGCAGCAGCTGGTGTCGCTGCTGGGCGACATGATGCTGCGCGAGCAGGTGGTGTCCGCGCTGGCGCTGCCCGTGGAGGGGCGCCTGCCCGGGCTGATGGCGGCGCTGGAGGTGGCGGACGACGCGACGGCGCCCCTGCTGGTGGCGGCGCTGGCGCGCATGCGCCGGGCGGACGCGAAGGCGGCGCTGATGCAGTCGCTCGTCAGCGCGAGCCCCTCGGGCCGCCGGGCCACCGCGCCCGCCGTGGCGGCGCTGGGCACGGTGGAGGCGCGCGAGGCGCTGGACAAGGCGGCCCACCGCGACGAAGACCCCGAAGTGCGCCGCGCCTGTCTGCTGGCTCTTGGCCGTTAG
- a CDS encoding chemotaxis protein CheW → MNVLHVLFKVDGTEYAMPAADVVQMESFTGATPVPGAPPHVAGLVQVRGRVIPVVDARVRFGLPAGTQSLDSRVVVGQLGERTVGLLVDSAREVLKLDPRTIQPPPPMVVEGAKGFVKAVAQVGPRLVMLIDFPRVVGEEAADVDGQR, encoded by the coding sequence ATGAACGTGCTGCACGTGCTGTTCAAGGTGGACGGGACCGAATACGCGATGCCCGCGGCGGACGTGGTGCAGATGGAGTCCTTCACCGGCGCGACGCCGGTGCCCGGGGCGCCTCCGCACGTGGCCGGCCTGGTGCAGGTGCGTGGCCGGGTCATCCCGGTGGTGGACGCGCGCGTCCGCTTCGGGCTGCCGGCGGGGACGCAGTCCCTGGATTCGCGGGTGGTGGTGGGGCAGTTGGGCGAGCGCACCGTGGGGCTGCTCGTGGACAGCGCCCGCGAGGTGTTGAAGCTGGACCCCCGCACCATCCAGCCGCCCCCACCCATGGTGGTGGAGGGCGCGAAGGGGTTCGTGAAGGCCGTGGCGCAAGTGGGCCCGCGGCTGGTGATGCTCATCGATTTCCCCCGGGTGGTGGGGGAGGAGGCGGCGGATGTCGACGGACAACGGTAA
- a CDS encoding methyl-accepting chemotaxis protein produces the protein MSTDNGNSVRKLEDARALAERAALQVAEGVGLVKSTEQLAARLAAAGNEQAAASEQVRTAIESVASQVEQTSIAVQSLVRGQASVGDAAKGVQVEAETTAATMQEVTASVSSVRKDAGMLASTADVTASTLEEVARSVKGVSANAEDLAASSEELLASMQEMTATVEDLVSRNQTSAATTEEVAATIEEMSKGINRLASDAQGVGERMGQVSGAVVFLGKTLQDVVRDAATMASSVEETASATEQVARSVRGVAEHTRTLEASAVTTASTVQEVAASVEEVAATAEKNAAVVDANAATIEQLSRSAQAVARAAESINGLASTSATASSQLESSTRRAAQLTDEARQAAERVGTSAREGGATVARSIAGFGRIRQSIVESSGVMKEMGRRAEEIGDIVQTINLIADRTNLLSLNASIEAARAGEHGRGFAVVAEEIRALADRAAAASSDVAKIVRGLQTTAREAAVANGEGVRAADEGAALAGDAERALGTILKGVEDLGSNVREASRASTEQVQAVQALVQATAKVSEQGRLIAASAVEQAQAAQALTQGGSEMRRMARQTTQATQEQAKALRDAVRSNNQLTEVAEKVSRAMQEQAQAATDLARSTAQMRQLVQGVSSAVMAQGQQVGALGATAQEVASSTQRTLTGIAEQAKAAQEVTKAMEATRKEVAQSTRAMSEQARALKQGELASRQVATLAKEVTRATDEQAQALTSLVRGAEEVRRVAKTTARALDEQSDALSLLTASAVKQATGVAAVARSAQEQASVSEQLGRSVEDMRMRAREIAGTTAEQARAMAVTAQEVKEVAGRMGQLSRLHGEQVEGLSHLSGLLGATEPGTPRNTREQAT, from the coding sequence ATGTCGACGGACAACGGTAACAGCGTGCGGAAGCTGGAGGATGCTCGCGCGCTGGCGGAGCGCGCCGCGCTCCAGGTGGCGGAAGGCGTGGGGCTGGTGAAGTCCACCGAACAGCTGGCGGCGCGGCTCGCGGCCGCGGGCAACGAGCAGGCGGCGGCGAGCGAGCAGGTGCGCACCGCCATCGAGTCCGTGGCCTCGCAGGTGGAGCAGACGAGCATCGCGGTGCAGTCGCTGGTGCGCGGCCAGGCGTCCGTGGGCGACGCGGCGAAGGGCGTGCAGGTGGAAGCGGAGACCACCGCGGCCACGATGCAGGAGGTGACGGCGTCGGTGTCCAGCGTGCGCAAGGACGCGGGCATGCTCGCCTCCACCGCGGACGTGACGGCCTCCACGCTGGAGGAGGTGGCGCGCTCGGTGAAGGGCGTGAGCGCCAACGCGGAGGACCTGGCCGCCTCCAGCGAGGAGCTGCTGGCGAGCATGCAGGAGATGACCGCCACGGTGGAGGACCTGGTGTCGCGCAACCAGACCAGCGCCGCCACCACGGAAGAGGTCGCCGCCACCATTGAAGAGATGTCCAAGGGCATCAACCGGCTGGCCTCGGACGCGCAGGGCGTGGGCGAGCGCATGGGCCAGGTGTCCGGCGCCGTGGTGTTCCTGGGCAAGACGCTCCAGGACGTGGTGCGCGACGCGGCCACCATGGCCAGCAGCGTGGAGGAGACGGCCTCCGCCACGGAGCAGGTGGCCCGCAGCGTGCGCGGCGTCGCCGAGCACACGCGCACCCTGGAGGCGAGCGCCGTCACCACCGCGTCCACCGTGCAGGAGGTGGCCGCCAGCGTGGAGGAGGTGGCCGCCACCGCGGAGAAGAACGCCGCCGTGGTGGACGCCAACGCGGCCACCATCGAGCAGCTGTCGCGCTCCGCCCAGGCGGTGGCCCGCGCGGCGGAGAGCATCAACGGCCTGGCGTCCACCAGCGCCACCGCGTCCTCGCAGCTGGAGTCCTCCACGCGCCGCGCGGCGCAGCTGACGGACGAGGCGCGGCAGGCCGCGGAGCGCGTGGGCACGAGCGCGCGCGAGGGCGGCGCCACCGTGGCGCGCTCCATCGCGGGCTTCGGCCGCATCCGCCAGTCCATCGTGGAATCGTCCGGGGTGATGAAGGAGATGGGCCGGCGCGCCGAGGAGATTGGCGACATCGTGCAGACCATCAACCTCATCGCGGACCGCACCAACCTCCTGTCGCTCAACGCCAGCATCGAGGCGGCGCGCGCGGGCGAGCACGGCCGCGGCTTCGCGGTGGTGGCGGAGGAGATCCGCGCCCTGGCGGACCGCGCGGCGGCGGCCAGCAGCGACGTGGCCAAGATCGTCCGGGGGCTCCAGACGACGGCGCGCGAGGCGGCGGTGGCCAACGGCGAGGGCGTGCGCGCGGCGGACGAGGGCGCGGCGCTGGCGGGGGACGCGGAGCGCGCGCTGGGCACCATCCTCAAGGGCGTGGAGGACCTGGGCTCGAACGTGCGCGAGGCGTCGCGCGCGTCGACGGAGCAGGTGCAGGCGGTGCAGGCGCTGGTGCAGGCCACGGCGAAGGTGAGCGAGCAGGGGCGGCTCATCGCCGCGTCCGCGGTGGAGCAGGCGCAGGCCGCGCAGGCGCTGACCCAGGGCGGCTCGGAGATGCGGCGCATGGCGCGGCAGACCACCCAGGCCACCCAGGAGCAGGCCAAGGCGCTGCGCGACGCGGTGCGCTCCAACAACCAGCTGACGGAGGTGGCGGAGAAGGTGTCGCGCGCGATGCAGGAGCAGGCCCAGGCCGCCACGGACCTGGCCCGGAGCACCGCGCAGATGCGCCAGCTGGTGCAGGGCGTGAGCAGCGCGGTGATGGCCCAGGGCCAGCAGGTGGGGGCGCTGGGGGCCACGGCGCAGGAGGTGGCGTCCTCCACGCAGCGCACGCTCACCGGCATCGCGGAGCAGGCCAAGGCCGCGCAGGAGGTGACGAAGGCGATGGAGGCCACGCGCAAGGAGGTGGCCCAGTCCACGCGCGCCATGTCGGAGCAGGCGCGCGCGCTCAAGCAGGGCGAGCTCGCCAGCCGTCAGGTGGCCACCCTGGCCAAGGAGGTGACGCGCGCCACGGACGAGCAGGCCCAGGCGCTCACGTCGCTGGTGCGCGGCGCGGAGGAGGTGCGCCGGGTGGCGAAGACCACCGCGCGCGCCCTGGATGAGCAGTCAGACGCCCTGTCCCTGCTCACCGCGTCCGCCGTGAAGCAGGCCACGGGCGTGGCGGCGGTGGCGAGGTCCGCCCAGGAGCAGGCCTCGGTGAGCGAGCAGTTGGGCCGGTCGGTGGAGGACATGCGCATGCGCGCCAGGGAGATCGCCGGCACCACGGCGGAGCAGGCGCGCGCCATGGCCGTCACCGCCCAGGAGGTGAAGGAGGTGGCGGGCCGGATGGGACAGCTGTCGCGGCTGCACGGAGAGCAGGTGGAGGGCTTGAGCCACCTGAGCGGCCTGTTGGGCGCCACGGAGCCGGGAACGCCCCGGAACACGCGGGAGCAGGCCACGTGA
- a CDS encoding CheR family methyltransferase — protein MSTLPLSPQVLAILSMLIEQRSGLHYGPEDRDLLAEKLSTRALDAGFDSLLDYYYYLRYDPKGPETLDSLVEALLVHETYFFREPQALEVLVDELLVPEVRAGRKPRVWCAACSTGEEPLTLAMLLDSRGVLNDVSILATDLSSRALERAKAGEHNLRCLRALPPGVMGRWLDMVDGRPRVRPDLMARVEWRQLNLVDTEGYPERGGCDAVLCRNVLIYFQDDTARRVVDGLTRALRPGGHLVVGTSESLMRFGTALRCEERRGAFFYSKADS, from the coding sequence ATGAGCACGCTGCCGCTGTCACCGCAGGTCCTGGCCATCCTCTCCATGCTCATCGAGCAGCGCTCGGGCCTGCACTACGGGCCCGAGGACCGGGACCTGCTGGCGGAGAAGCTGTCCACCCGGGCGCTGGATGCCGGGTTCGACTCGCTGCTCGATTACTACTACTACCTTCGCTACGACCCGAAGGGGCCGGAGACGCTGGACTCGCTGGTGGAGGCGCTGCTCGTCCACGAGACGTACTTCTTCCGCGAGCCCCAGGCGCTGGAGGTGCTGGTGGACGAGCTGCTGGTGCCGGAGGTGCGCGCGGGCAGGAAGCCCCGCGTGTGGTGCGCGGCGTGCTCCACCGGTGAAGAGCCCCTCACGCTGGCCATGCTGCTGGACTCGCGCGGCGTGCTGAATGACGTGTCCATCCTGGCCACGGACCTGAGCTCCAGGGCGCTGGAGCGCGCGAAGGCGGGGGAGCACAACCTGCGCTGCCTGCGCGCGCTGCCCCCGGGCGTGATGGGGCGCTGGCTGGACATGGTGGACGGACGTCCCCGCGTGCGGCCGGACCTGATGGCCCGGGTGGAGTGGCGCCAGCTCAACCTGGTGGACACGGAGGGCTACCCGGAGCGTGGCGGCTGCGACGCCGTCCTCTGCCGCAACGTGCTCATCTACTTCCAGGACGACACCGCGCGCCGCGTGGTGGATGGCCTCACCCGGGCGCTGCGGCCGGGCGGGCACCTGGTGGTGGGCACCTCCGAATCCCTGATGCGCTTCGGCACGGCGCTGCGCTGCGAGGAGCGCCGCGGCGCGTTCTTCTACAGCAAGGCGGACTCATGA